A stretch of Elephas maximus indicus isolate mEleMax1 chromosome 20, mEleMax1 primary haplotype, whole genome shotgun sequence DNA encodes these proteins:
- the CRELD1 gene encoding protein disulfide isomerase CRELD1: protein MAPRPLRGLVPALFGSLSLFLSLPGPVWPQPSPPPQASPPPEPHPCHICRGLVDSFNKGLERTTRDNFGGGNTAWEEEKLSKYRDSETRLVEVLEGVCSKSDFECHRLLELSEELVETWWFHKQQEAPDLFQWLCSDSLKLCCPSGTFGPSCLPCPGGAEKPCSGYGKCEGEGTRGGSGRCDCQAGYGGEACGQCGLGYFEAERNTSHLVCSACFGPCARCSGPEESNCLQCRKGWALHHLKCVDIDECGTERASCGADQFCVNTEGSYECRDCAKACLGCMGAGPGRCKKCSPGYQQVGSKCLDVDECETEVCPGANKQCENTEGGYRCICAEGYKQMEGICVKEQIPESAGFFSEMTEDELVVLQQMFFGVIICALATLAAKGDLVFTAIFIGAVAAMTGYWLSERSDRVLEGFIKGR, encoded by the exons ATGGCTCCGCGGCCCCTGAGGGGTCTGGTCCCAGCCCTGTTTGGGAGCCTGAGCCTCTTCCTCAGCCTTCCAGGACCCGTCTGGCCCCAACCGTCTCCGCCTCCTCAGGCTTCTCCCCCGCCTGAGCCCCATCCATGTCATATCTGCCGGGGGCTGGTCGACAGTTTCAATAAG GGCCTGGAGAGGACCACCCGGGACAACTTTGGAGGTGGAAACACCGCATGGGAGGAAGAGAAGTTGTCCAAATACAGAGATAG CGAGACCCGCCTGGTAGAAGTGCTGGAGGGTGTGTGCAGCAAGTCGGACTTTGAGTGTCACCGCCTTCTGGAGCTGAGTGAGGAGCTGGTGGAGACCTGGTGGTTTCACAA GCAGCAGGAAGCCCCGGACCTCTTCCAGTGGCTCTGCTCAGATTCCCTGAAGCTCTGCTGCCCCTCAGGCACCTTCGGGCCCTCCTGCCTTC CTTGTCCTGGGGGTGCTGAGAAGCCCTGCAGTGGCTACGGGAAGTGTGAAGGGGAAGGCACCCGAGGGGGCAGCGGGCGTTGCGACTGCCAAGCCGGCTATGGGGGTGAGGCCTGTGGCCAATGTGGCCTCGGCTACTTTGAGGCAGAGCGGAACACCAGCCATCTGGTATGTTCGG CTTGTTTTGGCCCCTGTGCCCGCTGCTCCGGACCTGAGGAATCAAACTGTTTGCAGTGCAGAAAGGGCTGGGCCCTGCATCATCTGAAGTGTGTAG ACATCGATGAGTGTGGCACAGAACGAGCCAGCTGTGGAGCCGACCAGTTCTGCGTGAACACAGAGGGCTCCTATGAGTGCCGAG ACTGTGCCAAGGCCTGCCTGGGCTGCATGGGGGCAGGCCCTGGCCGCTGTAAGAAGTGCAGCCCTGGCTACCAGCAGGTGGGCTCCAAGTGTCTCG ACGTGGATGAGTGCGAGACAGAGGTGTGTCCAGGAGCTAACAAGCAGTGCGAGAACACCGAGGGTGGATACCGCTGCATCTGTGCCGAGGGCTACAAACAGATGGAAGGCATCTGCGTGAAGGAGCAGATCCCAG AGTCAGCGGGCTTCTTCTCAGAGATGACAGAGGACGAACTGGTGGTGCTGCAGCAGATGTTCTTTGGTGTCATCATCTGCGCGCTGGCCACGCTGGCTGCCAAGGGCGACCTGGTCTTCACTGCCATCTTCATCGGGGCTGTGGCTGCCATGACTGGCTACTGGTTGTCTGAGCGCAGTGACCGCGTGCTGGAGGGCTTCATCAAGGGCAGATAA
- the PRRT3 gene encoding proline-rich transmembrane protein 3 — MWTMTPCTCGLLLLLLLPPLGAGPALGRGLSKPLEDSEPHLIPEAHPKGPVGTKSQALDIFSENPREEHSWNSGVPQTPAKEAPGRRADAPLGPALRGPKAAHGDEREGLLVTGDLQTARGPRSQGWTGPPDPQEPLEQEALVPHPMGPPHLTYIPTTPRLQLGVATVLPSPGEPGGQAGQQPPRDEGLTAEAKVRIPETPHSDHQSPPYIPGPHWGTVVRPVLTEKGGDKEDFQEAARGPLFTQQDPAAPDVGLVFPVEVASSQDPGAQPDLALARSLPPAEELPVESPKKAGAGNNQEVSSSAPPPKQADLPDAKGSPGPQPSGPPTSEAPDGQPKPEIAAMNEADPISPQRVRGAVETPGTPKSLIPGPLDPGPATNRTESPVGALQPDEAEEWPGRPQSHPPAPPVQAPSTSRRGLIRVTTQRALAQPPPPEPSASSMASVPASSPPANVTAPPLRWGPLRRVLSFSWELHVYGVGALFLLPASLALATLAAAPAGPRLALVAAVLVLVASGLRSAYMLTDPYGSQARLGVRAGLVLYNLPFPLLLTALAALTLLGLGAGLPPPLQNPLLLGALASAHGVGLLTADLLLARPALNLLTQGLSCAWGAAVALGTLCLCRRCLLDGPRGWNASPGPRLLAVAGALGLLASGLQLAAALWLYPGPGRVGRFSWAWWGVHFWLRLLELTWALTLALAAVAAARPRPPTEHACWAKLLRLACPAPLGKSEVPERPNNCYAGPSGVGAGSLAISKSLIRNPAEGGLPATSNSGAWGSAASLGRCPQGGPGLSRSSMGPAPSLSELDLRPPSPINLSRSIDAALFREHLVRDSVFRRCGLRGLLSPPPGGALRPRRGSHPDAELEGAGSSLLRGRSRSLSDVRLRGPVPQHVVDEADTTAAAAAASGSSLDSFSRGSLKISWNPWRHGLSSVDSLPLDELPSTVHLLPAPSSAPVPAPARPGEPQAEAQPYCKPGDSRSASSDTIEL, encoded by the exons ATGTGGACCATGACCCCCTGCACGTGCGGCctcctgctgctgttgctgctgccacCCCTGGGGGCTGGCCCTGCCCTGGGCAGGGGCCTTTCCAAACCTCTTGAGGACTCAGAACCACACCTCATCCCAGAAGCTCACCCCAAGGGCCCTGTGGGCACAAAGTCCCAGGCCCTTGACATCTTCTCGGAGAACCCCAGAGAGGAGCACTCCTGGAACTCCGGTGTCCCCCAGACTCCTGCCAAAGAGGCGCCTGGGAGGCGTGCAGATGCTCCCCTTGGCCCAGCCCTGCGTGGGCCCAAAGCAGCCCATGGGGATGAAAGAGAAGGACTCCTAGTCACTGGTGACCTCCAGACAGCTCGAGGGCCAAGGTCCCAGGGTTGGACAGGGCCTCCAGACCCCCAAGAGCCTCTGGAGCAAGAAGCACTGGTCCCCCATCCAATGGGGCCTCCCCATTTGACTTACATTCCCACAACTCCTAGACTTCAGCTTGGGGTAGCCACAGTTCTACCCTCCCCAGGGGAGCCTGGAGGCCAGGCAGGGCAGCAACCACCTAGAGATGAGGGTCTGACGGCTGAGGCCAAGGTCAGGATTCCTGAGACCCCTCACTCAGACCACCAGAGCCCTCCCTACATTCCTGGGCCCCACTGGGGCACTGTTGTAAGGCCAGTCCTGACAGAAAAGGGTGGGGATAAGGAGGACTTCCAGGAGGCAGCTAGAGGCCCCCTCTTCACCCAGCAGGATCCAGCAGCCCCTGATGTTGGCTTAGTGTTCCCAGTTGAGGTGGCATCCTCTCAAGATCCTGGGGCCCAGCCAGACCTGGCATTGGCCAGAAGCCTTCCTCCTGCTGAGGAGCTGCCAGTCGAGTCCCCTAAGAAGGCTGGAGCTGGGAACAACCAGGAAGTCAGCTCCTCAGCACCCCCGCCCAAGCAGGCTGACCTCCCTGATGCTAAGGGTTCACCAGGacctcagccctcaggtccccCAACCTCAGAGGCTCCTGATGGACAGCCCAAGCCAG AGATAGCAGCAATGAATGAAGCAGACCCCATCTCCCCGCAGCGGGTGAGAGGGGCAGTGGAGACCCCAGGCACCCCCAAGTCCCTCATCCCTGGCCCCTTGGACCCTGGCCCAGCTACAAATCGAACAGAGAGCCCTGTGGGAGCCCTGCAGCCAG ATGAAGCTGAGGAGTGGCCAGGGCGCCCCCAAAGCCATCCCCCAGCACCCCCAGTCCAGGCCCCTTCGACATCCCGCCGGGGCCTCATTCGGGTCACCACGCAGCGAGCCCTGGCCCAGCCGCCCCCTCCAGAGCCCTCAGCCAGCTCCATGGCATCAGTCCCAGCCTCCAGCCCCCCAGCCAACGTCACCGCACCCCCCCTGCGCTGGGGGCCTCTGCGGCGGGTGCTGAGCTTTTCCTGGGAGCTGCACGTCTACGGGGTGGGGGCGCTTTTCCTGCTGCCAGCGTCATTGGCATTGGCCACGCTGGCAGCCGCCCCAGCAGGGCCCCGGCTGGCACTGGTGGCAGCAGTGCTGGTGCTCGTGGCGTCGGGTCTACGATCAGCCTACATGCTCACCGACCCATACGGGTCACAGGCGCGGCTGGGTGTGCGCGCTGGCCTAGTGCTTTACAACCTGcccttccccctgctgctcacGGCGCTGGCGGCGCTGACCCTGCTCGGCCTGGGTGCTGGGCTGCCACCGCCTCTGCAGAATCCGCTGCTGTTGGGAGCGTTGGCGTCGGCGCATGGCGTGGGGCTGCTCACAGCCGACCTTCTGTTAGCGAGGCCTGCGCTCAACCTTCTGACGCAGGGCTTATCGTGCGCCTGGGGCGCGGCCGTGGCTCTGGGAACGCTCTGTCTGTGCCGGCGCTGCCTGCTGGATGGGCCACGGGGCTGGAACGCCAGCCCGGGACCGCGACTGCTGGCCGTGGCGGGTGCGCTGGGGCTGCTGGCCAGCGGCTTGCAGCTGGCGGCCGCGCTATGGCTGTACCCGGGCCCAGGCCGGGTGGGCCGCTTCTCGTGGGCCTGGTGGGGCGTCCACTTCTGGCTGCGCCTGCTGGAGCTGACGTGGGCGCTGACCCTGGCGCTGGCCGCTGTGGCCGCCGCGCGGCCCAGGCCGCCCACGGAGCACGCTTGCTGGGCTAAGCTGCTGCGCCTGGCGTGCCCTGCACCGTTGGGCAAGAGTGAGGTGCCCGAGCGACCCAATAACTGCTACGCGGGACCCAGTGGTGTCGGTGCAGGCAGCTTGGCCATCAGCAAGAGCCTCATCCGAAACCCAGCGGAGGGTGGACTCCCTGCCACGTCCAATTCTGGCGCCTGGGGCTCTGCTGCATCACTGGGCCGCTGTCCCCAGGGTGGCCCGGGACTGTCCCGCAGTAGCATGGGGCCGGCGCCATCGCTGAGCGAGCTGGACCTCCGGCCACCATCGCCCATCAACCTGAGCCGCAGCATCGACGCCGCGCTCTTTCGAGAGCACTTGGTGCGAGACAGCGTATTCCGGCGCTGCGGCCTGCGCGGCCTGCTCTCTCCGCCGCCTGGGGGCGCTCTGCGGCCGCGCCGGGGCAGCCATCCGGACGCCGAGCTCGAGGGCGCGGGTTCATCGCTCCTCCGCGGCCGCTCCCGGTCGCTTAGCGACGTGCGCCTGCGCGGGCCGGTCCCCCAGCACGTTGTGGATGAGGCCGACACtacagcggcggcggcggccgcttCGGGTAGCTCCCTGGATAGCTTCTCCCGGGGTTCGCTCAAGATCAGCTGGAACCCATGGCGCCACGGGCTGTCGTCAGTGGACAGCCTGCCACTAGACGAGCTGCCCAGCACGGTGCACCTACTGCCTGCCCCGTCCTCTGCCCCTGTCCCAGCCCCCGCTCGGCCCGGGGAGCCCCAGGCAGAGGCCCAGCCCTACTGCAAGCCCGGGGACTCCCGCAGCGCCTCCAGTGATACCATCGAGCTCTGA